The following coding sequences are from one Streptomyces dengpaensis window:
- a CDS encoding MlaE family ABC transporter permease, with protein MALLNRLEELGAQLSFYGRSLAWTGRTLRRYKKEILRLLAEVSFGRGALAVVGGTVGVIAFLSFFTGTEVGLQGYAALNQLGTSNFVAFLSAYFNTREIAPLVAGLALSATVGAGFTAQLGAMRISEETDALEVMGVPSLPFLVTTRMIAGFVAVIPLYVVGLLSSYLAARTITTGYYGQSAGTYDHYFQQYLPPVDVLWSFGKVLVFAVLIILVHCFYGYYASGGPAGVGVAVGRAVRTSIVAINVLDFFLSLAIWGANTTVRIAG; from the coding sequence ATGGCGCTGCTGAATCGTCTGGAGGAGCTGGGCGCCCAACTCTCCTTCTACGGGCGCTCACTCGCATGGACGGGCCGCACCCTGCGCCGCTACAAGAAGGAGATCCTGCGGCTGCTCGCCGAGGTGAGCTTCGGGCGCGGCGCCCTCGCCGTCGTGGGCGGCACGGTCGGCGTCATCGCCTTCCTGTCGTTCTTCACCGGCACGGAAGTGGGGCTCCAGGGGTACGCCGCACTCAACCAGCTCGGCACCTCCAACTTCGTGGCGTTCCTGTCGGCGTACTTCAACACCCGGGAGATCGCCCCGCTGGTGGCCGGGCTCGCCCTGTCCGCGACCGTCGGCGCCGGGTTCACCGCGCAGCTCGGCGCGATGCGGATCAGCGAGGAGACCGACGCGCTCGAAGTCATGGGCGTGCCCTCGCTGCCGTTCCTGGTGACCACCCGGATGATCGCCGGTTTCGTCGCGGTGATTCCGCTGTACGTGGTCGGGCTGCTGTCCTCGTACCTCGCCGCCCGCACCATCACCACCGGCTACTACGGGCAGTCGGCGGGCACCTACGACCACTACTTCCAGCAGTATCTGCCGCCGGTCGACGTGCTGTGGTCCTTCGGGAAGGTGCTCGTCTTCGCCGTCCTGATCATCCTGGTGCACTGCTTCTACGGCTACTACGCGAGCGGCGGCCCGGCGGGCGTCGGCGTGGCCGTGGGCCGCGCCGTGCGCACCTCGATCGTCGCGATCAACGTCCTGGACTTCTTCCTGTCGCTCGCGATCTGGGGCGCCAACACGACCGTACGGATTGCGGGGTGA
- a CDS encoding MCE family protein, producing the protein MITRTVKAQLLAFATVTAVGVSYVGAEYTGLVDEVLGRGYTVRADFADSGGIFPGAEVTYRGVPVGRVGALRLTGSDGVSVSLDIDDGTPRIPADTLAVVANRSAVGEQYVDLQPRTSQGPYLLDGSSIPRGSTRVPLPATDLVLSLDRLVNSVGKDDLRVTVDELGKAFSGTGPNLSRLVDSGNALVESASDSLPQTISLIEDARRVLKTQADQGSSIKSFAHDLAALSAQLKSSDGDLRKLIGNAAPAAHQVNSLLKSTGPQLSVLLANLISGGQVTLARLPGVEQALVTFPALVAGSYTVVPGDGTTHFGLVVNADDPPSCTQGYGTTRRDPSDTSTREANTDARCTAPRGSKTSVRGAQNAPGASATTSGGANQAAYVTPYDPETGTATGPDGRPVEIGSTGGQQAVFGKESWQWLLVGPMA; encoded by the coding sequence GTGATCACCCGTACGGTCAAGGCCCAGTTGCTCGCCTTCGCCACCGTCACCGCGGTCGGGGTGTCGTACGTGGGCGCCGAGTACACCGGCCTGGTGGACGAGGTCCTGGGCCGTGGCTACACCGTGCGGGCGGACTTCGCCGACTCCGGGGGCATCTTCCCCGGCGCCGAAGTCACTTACCGCGGGGTGCCGGTGGGCCGCGTCGGCGCGCTCAGGCTGACCGGATCCGACGGGGTCTCGGTCTCCCTCGACATCGACGACGGGACGCCGCGCATCCCGGCGGACACCCTCGCCGTCGTGGCGAACCGTTCCGCGGTGGGCGAGCAGTACGTCGATCTGCAGCCGCGCACGTCGCAGGGCCCCTATCTGCTCGACGGCAGCTCCATCCCGCGCGGCAGCACCCGCGTGCCGCTGCCCGCGACGGACCTGGTCCTCAGCCTGGACCGGCTGGTGAACTCGGTCGGAAAGGACGATCTGCGGGTCACCGTCGACGAGCTGGGCAAGGCCTTCTCCGGTACCGGACCGAACCTGAGCCGGCTGGTGGACTCGGGCAACGCGCTCGTCGAGTCGGCGTCCGACTCGCTGCCCCAGACGATCTCGCTCATCGAGGACGCGCGGAGGGTCCTCAAGACACAGGCCGACCAGGGCTCGTCCATCAAGTCGTTCGCGCACGACCTGGCGGCGCTCAGCGCACAGCTGAAGTCGAGCGACGGGGACCTGCGCAAGCTGATCGGCAACGCGGCACCGGCCGCTCATCAGGTGAACTCGCTGCTGAAGTCCACTGGTCCGCAGCTGTCGGTCCTGCTCGCCAACCTGATCAGCGGCGGCCAGGTCACGCTGGCCCGCCTCCCCGGCGTGGAGCAGGCCCTGGTCACCTTCCCTGCGCTGGTCGCGGGCAGCTACACGGTCGTCCCGGGCGACGGCACCACTCACTTCGGGCTGGTGGTGAACGCCGACGACCCGCCGTCGTGCACCCAGGGGTACGGGACGACACGGCGCGACCCCTCGGACACCAGCACGCGCGAGGCGAACACCGACGCGCGCTGCACGGCCCCGCGCGGAAGCAAGACGTCGGTACGGGGCGCGCAGAACGCCCCCGGCGCATCAGCCACCACTTCGGGCGGCGCGAACCAGGCGGCGTACGTCACGCCGTACGACCCGGAGACCGGCACCGCGACCGGCCCGGACGGAAGGCCCGTCGAGATCGGCTCGACGGGCGGCCAGCAGGCCGTATTCGGAAAGGAGTCGTGGCAATGGCTGCTCGTAGGACCGATGGCATGA
- a CDS encoding MCE family protein yields MNNLKRHVVKNLKKRVAVVTVLALVAALTYALWPRSESVHITAYFPRTVGIYPGSDVRVLGVRIGEVEKITPEGDRVRVELAYDAGRKVPADAKAAIINSSVVSDRYVQLLPVYRDGPAMRGGDVIPETRTAVPVELDRVFDSLHTTADALGPQGANKDGSLSRLLGVSADTLEGQGENLNQTVEDLSLAVTTLSDGRTDLFGTVRNLQVFTAALAADDKSVRSFNTSLAKVAEQLAGERKDLAAALKNLGTALGDVSAFVKNNKTALASDVQGLSKVTKVLVTQRAALEELLEVAPTGLSNLNNAYNPSAGTLDTRNNPDQPQDPASLLCSVLKTTGDETDCRELRELFDSLPKVPRGSAVTGTVDRTLGGILGASA; encoded by the coding sequence ATGAACAACCTCAAGAGACACGTGGTGAAGAACCTGAAGAAGCGCGTGGCCGTGGTCACCGTACTCGCCCTCGTCGCCGCGCTCACCTACGCGCTGTGGCCGCGCTCCGAGTCCGTGCACATCACCGCGTACTTCCCGCGCACCGTCGGTATCTACCCCGGCTCGGACGTCCGCGTCCTCGGCGTCAGGATCGGCGAGGTCGAGAAGATCACGCCGGAGGGCGACCGGGTGCGGGTGGAGCTGGCGTACGACGCAGGCCGCAAGGTCCCGGCCGACGCCAAGGCGGCGATCATCAACTCCTCGGTGGTCAGCGACCGTTACGTGCAGTTGCTGCCGGTCTACCGCGACGGTCCGGCGATGCGCGGCGGTGACGTCATCCCCGAGACGCGGACGGCCGTGCCCGTCGAGCTGGACCGCGTTTTCGACAGTCTGCACACGACGGCCGACGCGCTCGGCCCCCAGGGTGCCAACAAGGACGGCTCGCTGTCGCGGCTTCTCGGGGTGAGCGCGGACACCCTCGAAGGCCAGGGCGAGAACCTCAATCAGACGGTCGAGGACCTCTCGCTGGCCGTCACCACACTGTCCGACGGCCGCACGGACCTCTTCGGCACGGTCCGGAACCTGCAGGTGTTCACGGCGGCGCTGGCCGCCGACGACAAGAGCGTGCGGTCGTTCAACACCAGCCTCGCCAAGGTCGCCGAGCAGCTCGCGGGCGAGCGCAAGGACCTCGCGGCCGCGCTCAAGAACCTGGGGACGGCGCTCGGCGACGTGTCCGCCTTCGTGAAGAACAACAAGACGGCGCTCGCCTCGGACGTACAGGGCCTGAGCAAGGTGACCAAGGTGCTTGTCACCCAACGGGCCGCGCTGGAGGAGCTGTTGGAGGTCGCCCCCACGGGTCTGTCGAACCTGAACAACGCCTACAACCCGTCCGCGGGCACCCTCGACACCCGCAACAACCCCGACCAGCCGCAGGATCCGGCCTCGTTGCTGTGCTCCGTGCTGAAGACGACCGGGGACGAGACCGACTGCCGCGAATTGAGGGAGCTCTTCGACTCCCTGCCGAAGGTGCCGCGGGGCTCCGCGGTGACGGGCACGGTCGACCGGACGCTCGGCGGCATTCTGGGGGCGAGCGCATGA
- a CDS encoding MCE family protein: MSVRRRGGAVVWAAVGAMLLSGCEFNGWYDVQLPGGAAADGDAYHVTVDFRDVLDLVPQSSVKVNNVTVGAVEKVELDGWHARVRLRIADSVKLPANAVAELRQTSLLGEKYVALSAPPGTAPVGRLGDGDRIPLSRSGRNPEIEEVLSALSALLNGGGVAQLKTITVELNKALDGREDRVRSLLKELNTFIGGLDDQRADIVRALKAVDRLAGRFGKEKKTIAQAVDTMPPALKVLADQRRDLTQMLTALSKLGKTGTKVVNASHDDTVANLRQLRPILQQLNKAGDDLPNSLELLTTYPFPRNAVDAVKGDYVNLDITADLDLAGIYGNVTGEPGDSGKPGKGNGDSPEPGVPELPDLPDLPDLPGVPTPTPLPSTPSLPSSPSVPSAPSGGGGPLCPPVCASSYTARGELPEGINLALAELMLKGVQP, translated from the coding sequence ATGAGCGTACGGCGCAGGGGCGGGGCGGTCGTCTGGGCGGCGGTCGGCGCAATGCTGCTGTCCGGCTGCGAGTTCAACGGCTGGTACGACGTGCAGCTGCCCGGCGGAGCCGCCGCGGACGGCGACGCGTACCACGTCACCGTCGACTTCCGCGACGTCCTCGACCTGGTGCCGCAGTCGTCGGTGAAGGTCAACAACGTCACCGTGGGCGCGGTCGAGAAGGTGGAACTGGACGGCTGGCACGCGCGCGTACGGCTGCGGATCGCCGACTCGGTGAAGCTGCCCGCCAACGCGGTCGCCGAACTGCGGCAGACCAGCCTGCTCGGCGAGAAGTACGTCGCGCTCTCCGCCCCGCCCGGCACGGCCCCGGTGGGCCGGCTCGGCGACGGCGACCGCATCCCGCTCTCCCGCAGCGGCCGCAACCCGGAGATCGAGGAGGTGCTGTCCGCGCTGTCCGCACTCCTCAACGGCGGCGGAGTGGCCCAGCTCAAGACCATCACCGTGGAGCTGAACAAGGCTCTGGACGGCCGGGAGGACCGGGTCAGGTCGCTCCTCAAGGAGCTGAACACGTTCATCGGCGGTCTGGACGACCAGCGCGCGGACATCGTGCGCGCCCTCAAGGCCGTCGACCGGCTCGCGGGGCGGTTCGGAAAGGAGAAGAAGACGATCGCCCAGGCCGTCGACACGATGCCACCCGCCCTGAAGGTCCTCGCCGACCAGCGGCGCGACCTGACGCAGATGCTCACCGCCCTGTCGAAGCTGGGCAAGACGGGAACCAAAGTGGTCAACGCCTCGCACGACGACACGGTCGCGAACCTCAGACAGCTGCGGCCGATCCTGCAGCAGCTGAACAAGGCGGGCGACGACCTGCCCAACTCCCTGGAGCTGCTGACCACCTACCCGTTCCCGCGCAACGCGGTGGACGCCGTCAAGGGCGACTACGTCAACCTCGACATCACCGCGGATCTCGACCTGGCCGGCATCTACGGGAACGTGACGGGCGAGCCGGGCGATTCCGGCAAGCCCGGCAAGGGGAACGGCGATTCCCCGGAGCCCGGAGTCCCCGAACTGCCGGACCTTCCTGACCTGCCGGACCTGCCGGGTGTCCCGACGCCCACGCCGCTGCCGAGCACGCCGAGCCTGCCGTCGTCCCCCTCGGTGCCGTCGGCCCCGTCGGGCGGCGGCGGTCCGCTGTGCCCGCCGGTGTGCGCCAGTAGCTACACCGCCCGGGGAGAGCTTCCCGAGGGGATCAATCTCGCGCTCGCGGAGCTGATGCTGAAGGGGGTTCAGCCGTGA
- a CDS encoding RNA polymerase sigma factor: protein MPAEIQAAHDRWHRMWSHREQLLKVARRRSMSMEDAEDAVHEAMLRAAERPDLDDERLGGWLTTVTMRLCVDRYRQVNREAEVHRSPTLTAPGPVPVEEAVCDRAEARWLAVRSGELPARQAEALRLKSEDLDVGQVAVRMGLSYRTVESLLARARRTLRDSLAGTLGLALFLWGRGKLRAGGHAQAVAVSSTAATLVVAGFVVPYVHDGDGRGTAPRPSVSRMAQETTRTDRPDGGGRAATPNARDLSAASPSHGATPTVPPGDHDRSLPPLPVPPLPVPPLPDASLSPVPSVPDVPGVSGLPSVSGLPDMPASPTAPTALPALPEASAPVGVPTPPALP from the coding sequence ATGCCTGCGGAGATACAGGCAGCCCACGACCGTTGGCATCGCATGTGGAGCCACCGCGAGCAGTTGCTCAAGGTGGCCCGGCGCAGGTCGATGAGCATGGAGGACGCCGAGGACGCGGTGCACGAGGCGATGCTGCGCGCCGCGGAGCGCCCCGACCTGGACGACGAGCGCCTCGGCGGCTGGCTGACGACCGTGACCATGCGGCTGTGCGTCGACCGGTACCGTCAGGTCAACCGTGAGGCCGAGGTGCACCGCAGCCCTACGCTCACCGCGCCGGGTCCGGTGCCCGTCGAGGAGGCGGTGTGCGACCGGGCCGAGGCCAGGTGGCTGGCCGTGCGCAGTGGGGAGCTGCCCGCGCGTCAGGCCGAGGCGCTCCGGCTGAAGTCCGAGGACCTCGACGTCGGCCAGGTCGCCGTGCGCATGGGGCTGAGCTACCGGACCGTCGAGTCGTTGCTCGCCCGGGCGCGCCGCACGCTGCGCGACTCGCTGGCCGGAACGCTGGGCCTGGCCCTGTTCCTGTGGGGGCGCGGCAAGCTGCGCGCGGGCGGGCACGCGCAGGCCGTGGCGGTGAGCTCGACGGCCGCGACCCTGGTGGTGGCGGGGTTCGTGGTGCCGTACGTCCACGACGGGGACGGCCGGGGCACGGCTCCCCGTCCCTCCGTGTCCCGTATGGCCCAGGAGACCACGCGGACCGACCGCCCTGACGGCGGCGGCCGGGCAGCCACCCCGAACGCCCGTGATCTGTCGGCCGCTTCGCCGTCTCACGGAGCGACGCCGACGGTGCCGCCCGGCGATCACGACCGGTCGCTGCCACCGCTGCCGGTGCCGCCGCTGCCGGTGCCGCCGCTGCCGGACGCCTCGTTGTCACCGGTGCCGTCCGTCCCCGACGTCCCCGGCGTGTCCGGCCTGCCGAGCGTGTCCGGCCTCCCCGATATGCCGGCCTCGCCCACGGCCCCGACGGCGCTTCCGGCCCTCCCGGAGGCTTCCGCCCCGGTCGGCGTACCGACCCCGCCCGCGCTGCCGTAG
- a CDS encoding MCE family protein: MKPFRDRNPVVTGAAGLTTLALLTVAAFNADSLPLIGDGTTYSAAFSEAGGLRPGDEVRIAGVKVGKVKDVDLDGDHVKVTFKIKGDPGFGTDTGASIRVKTVLGAKYLALHPRGPGQLQPGSEIPLKRTVPAYDVVQAFSDLTTTTEKVDTDQVAKALDTISTTFQDSPPEVRASIKGLSKISRTVASRDKALGELLDHANGVTGVLADHSEDFTALVKDGDKLFKEISKRRKAIHKLLKSSAALGIELSGLVEDNNKEIGPALDGLNRVVWMLERNQSSLDRSVQLLAPYVRVFTNTLGNGRWFDSYVQNLVVPAPVAPRTGGTE, from the coding sequence CTGAAGCCGTTCCGCGACCGCAACCCTGTGGTGACCGGAGCCGCCGGCCTCACCACGCTCGCGCTGCTGACCGTGGCCGCGTTCAACGCCGACAGCCTGCCGCTGATCGGCGACGGGACGACGTACAGCGCGGCCTTCTCGGAGGCGGGCGGCCTGCGGCCCGGCGACGAGGTGCGAATCGCCGGGGTCAAGGTCGGCAAGGTCAAGGACGTCGATCTCGACGGTGACCACGTGAAGGTCACCTTCAAGATCAAGGGCGATCCGGGGTTCGGCACCGACACCGGCGCGTCGATCCGGGTCAAGACCGTCCTCGGCGCGAAGTACCTCGCGCTGCACCCGCGGGGGCCCGGCCAGTTGCAGCCCGGCAGTGAGATACCGCTGAAGCGGACGGTTCCGGCGTACGACGTCGTGCAGGCGTTCAGCGATCTCACCACGACGACCGAGAAGGTCGACACCGACCAGGTGGCGAAGGCCCTGGACACCATCTCCACCACCTTCCAGGACTCGCCCCCCGAGGTACGGGCGTCCATCAAGGGCCTGTCGAAGATCTCCCGGACGGTCGCCTCGCGTGACAAGGCACTGGGCGAACTCCTCGACCACGCGAACGGCGTCACGGGCGTACTGGCCGACCACTCCGAGGACTTCACCGCGCTGGTCAAGGACGGCGACAAACTCTTCAAGGAGATCAGCAAGCGGCGCAAGGCGATCCACAAGCTGCTGAAGAGCTCCGCCGCGCTCGGCATCGAGCTGTCCGGCCTGGTCGAGGACAACAACAAGGAGATCGGGCCCGCGCTCGATGGCCTGAACCGCGTGGTGTGGATGCTCGAACGGAATCAGTCGAGCCTCGACCGGAGCGTCCAGCTGCTCGCGCCGTACGTCCGGGTCTTCACCAACACCCTCGGCAACGGCCGCTGGTTCGACAGCTACGTCCAGAACCTGGTCGTTCCCGCTCCGGTGGCGCCGCGGACGGGAGGCACGGAGTGA
- a CDS encoding MlaE family ABC transporter permease: MSLSPTGALRHSGNLFAMALDVVRTIPRRPFQAREFIQQAWFVASVTILPTALVSIPFGAVIALQIGSLTRQLGAQSFAGAASVLAVLREASPIVTALLIAGAGGTAICADLGARKIREEIDAMQVLGIDPIHRLVVPRVLASMVVAVLLNGLVSVVGVAGGYFFNVVLQNGTPGAYLASFTTLAQLSDLWAAEIKALVFGAIAAIVASYKGLTAKGGPKGVGDAVNQSVVITFMVLFVTNFVMTAVYFQVVPQRG; encoded by the coding sequence ATGAGCCTGTCACCGACGGGGGCGCTCAGGCACTCGGGGAATCTCTTCGCCATGGCCCTGGACGTCGTCCGGACCATACCCCGACGGCCGTTCCAGGCGCGGGAGTTCATCCAGCAGGCCTGGTTCGTCGCGAGTGTCACGATCCTGCCGACGGCCCTCGTGTCCATCCCCTTCGGCGCGGTCATCGCGCTACAGATCGGCAGCCTGACCCGGCAGCTCGGCGCCCAGTCCTTCGCCGGGGCCGCCTCGGTCCTCGCGGTGCTGCGGGAGGCCTCGCCGATCGTCACCGCCCTGCTGATCGCGGGCGCCGGCGGCACGGCGATCTGCGCGGACCTCGGGGCGCGGAAGATCCGCGAGGAGATCGACGCGATGCAGGTGCTGGGCATCGACCCCATCCACCGGCTGGTCGTCCCGCGGGTCCTGGCGTCGATGGTGGTGGCGGTGCTGCTCAACGGCCTGGTGTCGGTGGTCGGCGTCGCGGGCGGCTATTTCTTCAACGTCGTCCTGCAGAACGGCACTCCGGGCGCCTATCTCGCCTCCTTCACCACCCTGGCCCAGCTGTCCGACCTGTGGGCGGCGGAGATCAAGGCGCTGGTGTTCGGGGCGATCGCCGCGATCGTCGCCTCGTACAAGGGACTGACCGCGAAGGGCGGCCCGAAGGGGGTGGGCGACGCCGTGAACCAGTCGGTGGTGATCACCTTCATGGTGCTGTTCGTGACGAACTTCGTGATGACCGCGGTGTACTTCCAGGTCGTCCCACAGAGGGGTTGA
- a CDS encoding MCE family protein translates to MRVLRLRLYGVVFVAVLALLLSLSVAVYQQVFTPAVRITLEADSLGSQLDPRADVKLRGLLVGEVRAVHADGTKATLDIALKPEHVASIPSDVHARLLPKTLFGEKYVDLVAPAPRSARPIRAGDVITQDRTRVGIELQRLMNDLLPLLRTVRPGELNATLSAFATALEGRGDRIGDNLTRVEDYLHRLNPHLPSLTEDFARLADVAEVYGDAAPDLMEILRNTVTTSRTLVEQRDRLAAALATTATVAGTADDFLDANGGRLITLGRVSRPTLELFARYSPEYPCLLAGLVRQEQASEEAFRDGKMHITLEVVRQQGAYEPGEYPRYGDRSGPNCRDLPHPPVPAPDVQLDDGSKKGSPTGPAGVSATRTEQRAVGSLVAPVLGVPADEVPPVATLLFGPMARGTAVSVA, encoded by the coding sequence GTGAGGGTGCTGAGACTGCGGTTGTACGGCGTCGTGTTCGTCGCCGTGCTCGCGTTGCTGCTGTCCCTGTCCGTCGCCGTGTACCAGCAGGTGTTCACCCCGGCCGTGCGGATCACGCTGGAAGCCGACAGCCTCGGCAGCCAGCTCGATCCGCGGGCCGACGTCAAGCTGCGCGGGCTGCTGGTCGGCGAGGTGCGCGCGGTGCACGCCGACGGGACGAAGGCGACGCTCGACATCGCACTCAAGCCGGAGCACGTCGCGTCCATCCCGTCCGACGTGCACGCGCGCCTGCTGCCCAAGACGCTGTTCGGCGAGAAGTACGTCGACCTGGTCGCGCCCGCGCCCCGCTCGGCTCGGCCCATCCGCGCCGGAGACGTGATCACCCAGGACCGTACCCGCGTCGGCATCGAGCTCCAGCGGCTGATGAACGACCTGCTGCCGCTGCTGCGGACCGTGCGGCCCGGCGAGCTCAACGCCACGCTCTCCGCGTTCGCCACCGCCCTCGAAGGGCGCGGCGACCGGATCGGCGACAACCTCACCCGCGTGGAGGACTATCTGCACCGGCTCAATCCCCATCTGCCGTCCCTCACCGAGGACTTCGCACGCCTGGCCGATGTCGCCGAGGTGTACGGCGACGCGGCTCCCGACCTGATGGAGATCCTGCGCAACACCGTCACCACCAGCCGCACCCTGGTCGAGCAGCGGGACCGGCTCGCGGCCGCCCTCGCCACGACGGCCACCGTCGCCGGCACCGCGGACGACTTCCTCGACGCGAACGGCGGCCGGCTGATCACCCTGGGCCGGGTCTCCCGCCCCACGCTCGAACTCTTCGCCCGTTACTCGCCCGAGTACCCCTGCCTCCTCGCCGGCCTGGTCCGCCAGGAACAGGCCTCCGAGGAGGCGTTCCGGGACGGCAAGATGCACATCACGCTCGAAGTCGTGCGCCAGCAGGGGGCGTACGAACCCGGTGAGTATCCCCGCTACGGCGACCGGTCGGGGCCCAACTGCCGTGACCTGCCCCACCCTCCGGTGCCCGCACCCGACGTCCAACTCGACGACGGCTCGAAGAAGGGGAGTCCGACCGGTCCGGCCGGCGTCTCCGCAACCCGGACCGAGCAACGCGCCGTCGGCTCGCTCGTGGCGCCCGTCCTGGGCGTCCCCGCCGACGAGGTGCCGCCGGTCGCGACCCTGCTGTTCGGACCGATGGCGCGCGGAACGGCGGTGAGCGTCGCATGA
- a CDS encoding MCE family protein: MRTSGARQAAAPLIKFSLFALVTILATALLAATIVNISLTPEHTYRAVFSDVTGLEEGDDIRVAGVRVGEVEGIRIKDRTLAEVTFTVGVDRPLGSGTGAVIRYRNLVGQRYVALTEGAGDGTRLKPGATIPLSRTQPALDLNALLNGFKPLFAALSPKDVNQLATEIIRTLQGEGGTVNSLLAHTASLTTTLAGRDELIGSVIDNLNTVLETLDKRGARFSGLLKQLRRVISGLAADRKPIGDSLVSIGDLTEATSGLLKDARPPLKGDIAELTDLTGTLNKNEKTVEGVLKRLPNKLGELTGTASYGSWFNFYLCDFDGRIVLPKTKQVLTPELHVARARCGA; the protein is encoded by the coding sequence ATGAGGACGTCAGGAGCCCGTCAGGCCGCCGCCCCGCTGATCAAGTTCAGCCTCTTCGCGCTGGTGACGATCCTGGCGACGGCCCTGCTCGCCGCCACCATCGTGAACATCTCCCTCACCCCCGAGCACACGTATCGCGCGGTGTTCAGCGATGTGACGGGCCTGGAGGAGGGCGACGACATCCGGGTGGCCGGGGTGCGGGTCGGCGAGGTCGAGGGCATCCGGATCAAGGACCGGACGCTGGCGGAGGTCACCTTCACGGTCGGCGTGGACCGTCCGCTGGGCAGCGGCACCGGCGCGGTCATCCGCTACCGGAACCTGGTCGGACAGCGTTACGTCGCCCTGACCGAGGGCGCGGGAGACGGCACCCGGCTGAAGCCAGGCGCCACGATCCCGCTGTCGCGCACGCAGCCCGCGCTGGACCTCAACGCGCTGCTGAACGGCTTCAAGCCGCTGTTCGCCGCGCTCAGCCCGAAGGACGTCAACCAGCTCGCCACCGAGATCATCCGGACTCTCCAGGGCGAGGGCGGCACCGTCAACAGCCTGCTCGCGCACACGGCTTCGCTCACCACGACGCTGGCCGGCCGCGACGAGCTGATCGGTTCGGTGATCGACAACCTCAACACCGTGCTGGAGACGCTGGACAAGCGCGGCGCCCGCTTCTCCGGGCTGCTCAAGCAGCTGCGCCGGGTGATCTCGGGTCTGGCCGCCGACCGCAAGCCCATCGGGGACTCGCTGGTCAGCATCGGCGATCTGACGGAGGCCACGTCGGGCCTGCTGAAGGACGCGCGTCCGCCCCTGAAGGGCGACATCGCCGAGCTGACCGATCTCACCGGAACGCTGAACAAGAACGAGAAGACCGTGGAGGGCGTGCTGAAGCGGCTGCCGAACAAGCTGGGCGAGCTGACCGGGACGGCGTCCTACGGCTCGTGGTTCAACTTCTACCTCTGCGACTTCGACGGCCGGATCGTGCTGCCGAAGACGAAGCAGGTGCTCACACCGGAGCTGCATGTGGCGAGGGCGAGGTGCGGCGCATGA
- a CDS encoding ABC transporter ATP-binding protein, whose product MGVEICVEGLTKSFGHQVIWQDVSLTLPAGQVSVMLGPSGTGKSVFLKTLVGLLKPDRGSVKVAGRDVTMLREHELYEVRKLFGVLFQDGALFGSMNLYDNIAFPLREHTRKSESQIRHIVLEKMDMVGLIGSEGKLPGEISGGMRKRAGLARALVLDPEIILFDEPDSGLDPVRVAYLNQLIVDLNAQIDATFLIVTHDIASARQVPDNIGLLFRRELVMFGPREKLLTSDEPVVRQFLNGRMQGPIGMAEEKDAAQVERELARLGDGAHARTPGSQALTPRLLPGPGITRPPRWEAIARREAELHREEVADA is encoded by the coding sequence ATGGGTGTCGAGATCTGTGTGGAAGGGCTGACCAAGTCCTTCGGTCACCAGGTCATCTGGCAGGACGTCTCGCTGACGCTGCCCGCCGGACAGGTCTCGGTCATGCTCGGCCCTTCGGGCACGGGCAAGTCGGTGTTCCTCAAGACGCTCGTCGGACTGCTGAAGCCGGACCGCGGTTCCGTGAAGGTCGCGGGCCGGGACGTCACCATGCTGCGTGAGCACGAGCTGTACGAGGTCCGGAAGCTGTTCGGGGTGCTGTTCCAGGACGGTGCGCTGTTCGGCTCGATGAATCTGTACGACAACATCGCCTTCCCGCTGCGCGAGCACACCCGCAAGTCCGAGAGTCAGATCCGGCACATCGTGCTGGAGAAAATGGACATGGTCGGGCTGATCGGTTCGGAGGGGAAGCTGCCCGGCGAGATCTCCGGCGGGATGCGCAAGCGGGCCGGTCTCGCCCGGGCTCTGGTCCTCGACCCCGAGATCATCCTCTTCGACGAACCCGACTCCGGCCTCGACCCCGTGCGCGTCGCCTATCTCAACCAGCTGATCGTCGACCTCAACGCACAGATCGACGCGACCTTCCTGATCGTCACGCACGACATCGCCTCGGCCCGCCAGGTGCCGGACAACATCGGGCTGTTGTTCCGGCGCGAGCTGGTCATGTTCGGGCCCCGCGAGAAGCTGCTGACCAGCGACGAGCCCGTCGTACGGCAGTTCCTGAACGGCCGGATGCAGGGCCCGATCGGGATGGCCGAGGAGAAGGACGCCGCGCAGGTCGAGCGGGAGCTGGCCCGGCTCGGCGACGGAGCGCACGCGAGAACTCCCGGCAGTCAGGCGCTGACCCCCCGTCTGCTGCCGGGGCCAGGCATCACCCGCCCGCCCCGCTGGGAGGCGATCGCGAGACGGGAGGCCGAGCTGCACCGGGAGGAGGTGGCGGACGCATGA
- a CDS encoding DUF397 domain-containing protein, whose amino-acid sequence MWIKSTYSGGEGGECLEVASAPRTVHVRDSKVPARAQLAFPASEWAAFVRFAAER is encoded by the coding sequence GTGTGGATCAAGAGCACCTACAGCGGAGGCGAAGGCGGCGAATGCCTGGAGGTCGCCTCAGCTCCCCGTACCGTCCACGTCCGCGACTCCAAGGTCCCCGCCCGCGCCCAGCTGGCCTTCCCCGCCTCGGAGTGGGCCGCGTTCGTGCGGTTCGCCGCCGAACGCTGA